One bacterium genomic window, AAAGAATCCGCTCTTGATAATTCCGAAAAGGAATATAAGTACCTTCTAAAAATAAATTTTTATCCAAAAAACCTATTAGACTGAATACGTTTTCCGAATAGATTGTTTGCAAATAAAGGCTTTTTGATAGCGAGTCAAATGTCATCGTTGATTGCTGAACATATTGCCAACCTGCCTTTGCAAAACTTGTAGATGGTGTGTTTGAATTTTCAGAAAAAACAGATGCCGTGGTAGAAAATAAAAATCCAATACCTAAGCAAATAACCATTATTATATTTTTACTTAAACTCGTCGACATTTCCTCTTCTTTGATTGTTAAGGGGCCGATGAAAAAAACCATTGTCATCTTCCTCTATTAATTAATCCTGTCTGAATTCAAGTTAATATTAAACCGCATGATCATTTCCATTCATGCAAATAACACATTAACATTTCCGCATCGCCCAACTCATGGTATTCCATTGTAAAGCATACATAATATAGACGTCTCAATCAGTAAAAATATTTGTTTTTTAGGCATTTTTACCATCACAAGGGATTCCAGATAGACAAACTCAATTTGAAAGAGCCCCCAATATGAGGCAGTCTTATGACTTACTTAAATAATTAATGTTGTAACTGTTCGGTACGAGAGTGTCGTGCAAAACGCACACAATTACGTCCAGCCCGTTTGGCCCGATAAAGCGCTTTATCCGCCGCATCCACCAATTCCTCCGGCACCTTTCCATCATTCGGAAATGTCGCGACACCCACTGACATGGTAATAATTTGCAAAATCCCAGATTCATTTTTTCCAAATTGCTGCTTCTCAAATTTTTTATGCAGCCGATGGGCAAAAACCAACGCCTCTTTATGATTTGTCTCCGGAAGAATAAGGGCAAATTCATCACCGCCATAACGTGCCACCGTATCCGCTTCGCGGCTATGTCCTTTAAAAAATCCGGCAATTTCACGCAATAAAATGTCACCCTTCATATGTCCTAAACTATCGTTATATATTTTAAAATGGTCCAAATCAATAAACAACAGACTAAAGGTCCGGTTATACCGTTGGCAGCGTGCCAATTCATCACGCAGATTTTCCTGAAAATAACGGTGGTTGTACAACCCGGTGAGTCCATCTTCATTGACAAACAACAATAAACAATCCAAATCTTTTTCCGGGAGCATTTTCAAATCTTTTCCCTGCCCTGAATAATTATTCAGATAATCCAATACCGCTACTTTGATCCCGACATTCCGCCCTAGCTTTTCAGACATATAATACTTATGTAAAATAATTTCCTGCCAAAGCTGCTTCGCCTCTTGGGGTGAAAACTGCTTATGCGTCAGCGCCTGCAGCAGATCAATATAAAGTTCGTCCCCTTTGCTTGTGCGGAGGTTCTCCATGGGTTCCCAGAGATCACGCGGAATTTTGTCCACATCGCCGGCAAAATAATCCAGTACCGCCTTATCCTTGGACATCCAGCGCACAAACTGCTTGGCTTCCTGAATCGTGGAAGTGGAGCGCATGCAAAATTTATTATCCCTGCTGGATTGTTGCAGCTCAACTGCCACCGCTTTTTTATTTCTCATCCTGGTTGAATTTCCCCCGCCTGATTATTCATGACTATTCAATTTCCCCTCTCATGTCACGCAGTTAAAGCCGGGCTTGCCTGGCGAATGCCGGAAAATTCACGATTAACATATTAAACTTGGAAAAAGTGTTGATAGCATCGATAGGCAAAGTACACATCCACTTTGCTGGCCAATTCCTGCGTCGAATGCATTGAAAGCAAGGGAGGACCAACATCAATGGTGTCCATTCCGTAACGTGAAAGATACATTGCTATTGTACCCCCGCCGCCGAGGTCCAGTCGACCAAATTCTCCGGTCTGCCACTTTATTTTCTGTTTTTCCAGCAGCCGGGTCAACCAGCTCATATAGTCTCCGGACGCCTCATTGGTGGAATATTTCCCGCCCCCGCCGCCATATTTTTCAATCGAAACACCGCCGCCCAACCGGGAGCTGTTTCTTACATCGCTAATTTCCTTAAAATTAGGATTCAATGCCTCGGTGACATCCGCGCTAAGCGCAGTGGCGGATTCAAGAATTGCGGCAGTGCTTTTTTTCAGACG contains:
- a CDS encoding DUF4032 domain-containing protein gives rise to the protein MRNKKAVAVELQQSSRDNKFCMRSTSTIQEAKQFVRWMSKDKAVLDYFAGDVDKIPRDLWEPMENLRTSKGDELYIDLLQALTHKQFSPQEAKQLWQEIILHKYYMSEKLGRNVGIKVAVLDYLNNYSGQGKDLKMLPEKDLDCLLLFVNEDGLTGLYNHRYFQENLRDELARCQRYNRTFSLLFIDLDHFKIYNDSLGHMKGDILLREIAGFFKGHSREADTVARYGGDEFALILPETNHKEALVFAHRLHKKFEKQQFGKNESGILQIITMSVGVATFPNDGKVPEELVDAADKALYRAKRAGRNCVRFARHSRTEQLQH